Part of the Leptotrichia massiliensis genome, TATTATATCCTAAAATTAATGTCTTGCTTTTTGGTAAAATTATATCTTCCATACTATTTTTCCATTGAAATTTTTCTATTTTCAAATCTTCAAAATAAAATTCAGGATATCCATCATCAGATTGAAAAAGAATAAGTTCATCTCTTTCTTCTATTATACATCCTATATTTTCACCATTTATTACATTATTATGAAATTTCTCATACGGATTTAAAATTATATTTTTTCGTACTCCTGGTAATTTTCCTTCTTTGATTTCAGCTTGATAAATTTCCTTTAAGTTGTTTTTATCCAAATTTTTCTTATATATTCCTAACAGAATACTTGTTGTACAATTTAAAGAAATTTCTTTAAATGTTTTACCTATCAGTTCTTTTCCAACTTTAGAAAAGTAAATTTCATCATTATCATAATTTAAAATTTCTGTCGCAATTACACTAAAACCTGGCTGTCTACTTGCTTGTGCTGTAATCCGTGATAACCATTTCTCAGTCGGAATATACAGTATGTTTTCATTTTCTTCATTTTGAAAACAAAAATCCATCAATTCTTTATTATGTTCATCTTTTATTTCTGTAATTATTTTCTTTGCTTTCTTTCTCAACGCTAAAATACATTTTATAGTATTTATATCTTCTTTATCGTCCTCAGAGGAAAGTATAATTACTGATTCTGCATTTTCAGGATGAACTATATTTAAATCATCAGTGTCTATAATACTTCCTGAACGACAATAAATTTTAGTCTGATAAATTTTATGACTTTTTTCACCTAGTGAATTATGAAATTTTTTTAACAGTTCTTTTTGATTTATTCTTAAATTTATCTCATCTTCCATTTTTATTTTATCGTTTTTAGAAAGTATCACTATTTTTTTATTTTTGTGATTTGCATTTGAAATAACAAGCTCACTTATTATCTTAAATATTGTTGGATTCCATCCTAAAATAAGAGTAAAATCTTTTTTTACAATTTCTGTTTTTCCTTTACGAATTTCAATAAATAGATTATCAAGTCCAGTTGTCAAAACACCAACTAATGCCCCAAAAATTAATACTCCAAGCAATGTAACTACAGCGGATACTATTCTATATCCCCATAATCTGTCATTTTGTAATCCACCTGGATCTATTACACGCAAAAAATTTTGCCAAATTGCTTCAATTAAACTTAAGCTGTCAGTTTCATTATCAGGTTTTAAATTCATCAGCACTAACATGACTGAAAATATAATAACTGTCAAAATCATTGTTACTGCTAACCATGCTATTATTGATATGGTTCCTTTTGACAATGTTTCTTCTAACATACCTTGTATTTTATTTTTCAATTTAATCCTGTTAAAAGAATCGTATTCTTTTTTCATAAAATTTTCCTCCTATTTTTTTAAGTAATTTTAATTATGTTAAAAATATACCTAAAGTTTTTTAATATCAATTTTTCTTATTAAATAAAAATCAACTCAAGAAAAACTATCATAATTTTTAAGTCTCTTATTAAATTTTTTACTTAATTTTATAATCTTAGATATTAAAAAAATTAAATTTATTTTTATATTCACACTCTATATTATATCCAATTTTTTATTTTTTTCAAATTTTATTCAAATTTCTTTGTAAATTAAAAAAATCAGTATCACCAAAGTTATAACAACTTCAATAATACTGATTTTTTCTAAATTCAGATACTAAAATTCCTGATTACCATTATTAGAATAAGGCCCTTGTGCCAAGCTGTTTGTAGCATTTTTAGGATTTGTCAGTAATGATTTGTAGCTAAAGAATATACTTCCTTTTACTTCTGGGTAATTTCTGTTGAAATTCACCTGATTTATTAATTCTTTTGCATTTTGCCAATCATTAACTTTGTATGCGGCTTGTCCGATATAAAGGTCTGTTTGCGTTTTCCCTGCATATTTGCTCCACCATTTTACAAGCGTATTGTACTCAGCTGATTTATGCCCTTGATTCCAGTAAATTTGTGGTGCCACGTAATCTATCCAGCCTTTATTCATCCATAATAAAATATCTGCATATAAATCATCATAATTTTGAACTCCAGCTTTTGTTGCAGAACCTCTTGACGGATCAGTGGAAGCATTTCTCCATACTCCAAACGGACTTATTCCAAATTCCACATTTTTATTTTCTTTTTTTATAGAAGTATGCAATTTTTCAACTAATTTATTTACATTATCTCTTCTCCAGTCTCCAACTGATGCAAATTTACTTCCATATTTCTGATACTGTGCAGAATCTGGATATTCTTGATTTTTAACTTTGTATGGATAAAAATAATCATCCATATGAACACCATCAACATCATAATTTTTCACAACTTCAACAATACTATTCACAACATAATCATTAACTTCAGGAATTCCTGGATTTAAGTATAATTGCCCACCATAAGCCACTGTCCATTCAGGTTTTTTACGTCCAATATTATCTTTTGACAATCTGTCTCTTGAACCTGATGTAGAAAGTCTGTATGGATTAAACCATGCATGAAACTCGATTCCTCTTTTGTGCGCTTCTTCTACCATGAATTTTAATGGATCATATCCAGGGTTTATTCCTTGTGTTCCTGTTAAATACTCAGACCATGGCGAATATTTAGAGGGATAAAAAGCATCAGCCGTTGGCTTGATTTGTACAAACACAGCATTCATATTCCATTTTTTTACATTGTCAAGAATTGTTAAAAATTCTCTTTTCTGCTGCTCTACGCTAAGTCCCTTCTTAGATGGCCAGTCAATATTGCTTACACTTGCTACCCATACTCCTCTTAATTCGCTGTTTCTTGTTACTTTCTGATTATTAACTTTTGACGCATTTTGGTTGTTTCCCATTATAATATTAGAGGCATTCAAAGTCGCAGCCGTTAAAACTGTAATTGCTAATAATGATATTTTTTTTAAAATTGATTTCACCAATATCTCCTTTCTGAATGTTAAATCTTCAATATCATTTTAGTACATTTTTCCTAAATTTTCAATACATTATCCTTATTTTTTTACATTTTTTCAATTTTTCTTATTCTTCTCCCAAAGTTGCCACCATAACCGCTTTAATCGTATGCATTCTATTTTCAGCCTCATCAAATACAACGGAATTTTTACTTCTGAACACTTCATCAGCAACTTCCATTTCCTTAATTCCGTACTTCTTTTCAATTTCCTGTGCAACTTTTGTATTCAAGTCATGAAATGCAGGAAGGCAATGCATAAACAGATAGTCAGGCTTTGCATGTTTTACAAGCTCATTATTTACCTGATAATACGAAAGTCTATTTATTCTTTCATCCCATACATCGTAAGATTCTCCCATAGAAACCCAGACATCTGTATAAATCACATCTGCATCCTTAACCCCACCAATTCGGTCATCGGTAAATGAAACACGCCCTCCATTTTCTTCAGCCAGTTTCAAGGAAGTTTCAGCCAGTTCCTTATCTGGAAAATATTCTTTCGGAGCAACAATTGTAAAATCCATCCCAAATTTTGCCGCACCAATCATAAGTGAACTTGCCATATTATTTTTTCCATCTCCAAGATACGCAAACTTAATTTCCTTCAAAGTTCCCTTTTTCTCTAAAATAGTCAAAAAATCCGCTAAAACCTGTGTCGGATGAAACTCAGTCGTAAGCCCGTTCCACACAGGTACTCCAGAATGTTCCGCCAATGCCTCTACCAAATTTTGTCCATATCCACGATACTCAATTCCATCATAAAATCTTCCCAAAACTTTTGCAGTATCCTCAATCGACTCCTTATCATTCATCTGAGAAGTAGAAGGCCCAATATAAGTAACATTCGCCCCCTGATCATAAGCCGCAACCTCAAAAGCACATCTAGTCCGTGTCGAAGTCTTTTCAAAAATCAATGCAATATTTTTACCAGTCAACTTTTTCTCTTCAGTCTTATTTTTCTTATCTTCCTTCAATTTTTTCGCTAAATTCAATAAATATTGTAATTCTTCTGTTGTAAAGTCTAATAATTTTAAAAACGAACGTCCTTTTAACATGCCTTTACCTCTTTTCTTAATTTTTATTTTTTATTCTAAAATACTCATCTAACACATTTTTTTCAATTTCCTTCAATTTTTGCACATTTTCAACAATTTTTTTATTCTCTCCAACATACCGAATCAATTTCATATTTTCATCAAAATAGTACCTCTTTTCAGAAATTTTTGATTTTCTGCTGTCAAAAACTTCTCCAACTTTCATATTATCTCTTTTATACCAGTCAGCGTTCACATAATACGGAACATTATATTTTTCAGTTTTATCAAAAATAAAATAAACTTTTCCATTTTTTACGTAATACTCCGTCGTTCCTCTCCAGGTTTCACCAAAATATTCAGTTATAATTTTCTTAACAATTCCATTTTGAAAATAATATCTTATAACACCGCCCTCTATACTCTGTTCATCATCTTCAATTTCCTTCACAATATAATTCTTTATAGCATTAGTACTTTTATAATCTTTCCTAATTTGATCAATCTTACTTTCAACATTTATATTACCAAAACTTACCAAACTAATCAAAACAGCTATTATCACACTTTTTCCAAAAATTTTCATAAAATCTCCCCTTTAAATTATAATTTTTCATTTATTCAATATAATTTTACCTCAATAACTTCTAATTTACAATATTATTTAAAAAGAATTAAATTGTTTTTAAAACTTTGTCCAAAATTAAAATTGCCTCATCAATTTCTTCCTTGCTCACATTAAATGGCGGAAAAAATCTTACAACGTTATTTCCAGCTCCAACTAACAGCAGACCATTTTCCAATGCTTTTAAAACAACATCTTTTCCCAAGACTCTGCTTTCATCAAATTTTATTCCCAAAAGCAGACCTTTCCCACGAATTTCCTCAACAAAATTATATTTCCCCTTCAATTCTTCCAATTTTTTAAGAGAATACTGCCCTTTTTCCACAACATCCTTTTCAACCAGTTTATTGTCAATCAATTCATGTAAAACAGCATTTGCAACAGCACAGACTAGCGGATTCCCTCCATAAGTTGAACCATGATCTCCAGGCTCTAAAACATCGTTTGCCTTACCCTTTGTAAGAGCTGCTCCAATTGGAACACCGCCACCAAGCGACTTTGCCACAGTGACAATATCTGGAATAATCTCAAAATTTTCATAAGCAAACAATTTTCCAGTTCTTCCCATTCCGCATTGAATTTCATCAAAAATTACAAGTGCGTTATATTTTTCACTCAGTTCCTTTATTGCCTGCATAAATTGAGGCGTTGCACTTTTCAGTCCACTTTCCCCTTGAATCGGCTCCAAAATTATGGCTGCTGTTTTCTCGCTCACTTTTGCCTTCAAATCTTTCACATCATTAAAATTACATTGTGCAACATTGGAAATCAAAGGCTCAAAAGGTTTCTGATATTTAGGCTGTCCTGTTACTGCCAATGCCCCTGTTGAACGTCCATGAAATGAATTTTTCATATAAATTATTTCAGTTTTGTCAATAATTTTATTTCCATTTTCATCATACGATAAATTATTACCGTATTTGCGAGCAATTTTTATTGCCAGTTCAATTGCTTCTGTTCCGCTGTTAGTAAAAAATACTTTCTCCATCGCACTATTTTGTGTAAGTTTTTTTGCCAGCTCTAATTGGGGCTCGCTGTAATAAAGATTTGAAATATGTATCAATTTTTTACTTTGTTCAGTCAAAGCATTTATAATTACTGGACTTGCATGCCCTAGACAGTTTACCGATATTCCCGATACAAAATCTAAGTATTCATTCCCTTCATTGTCGTAAATATATGTTCCTTTTCCTTTTTCAAATATTTTATTATAACGGTTATACACATTTAATAACATTTTTCTTCATTCCTTTCTAAAATTTAATTTATTTTTTTATTAAAGTTCCAGCTCCTTCCTCTGTAAACAGCTCCAATAATAATGAATGTTCCAGCTTCCCATTTAAAATAACTACATTTTCTACACCATTTTCAATCGCATCTAGGCAAGTCGTAACTTTTGGCAGCATTCCACCACTAATAATTTCTCGTTCAATTAAATCGTTCACTTTTTTCACATCAATTTCATCAATAAGCGTCTGCTTATTATTATAATCAAGTAAAATTCCATCAACATCTGTCAAAAATACCAATCTATCTGCCTGTAATTTCCCAGCAATCGTGCCTGCCACATAATCGGCATTAATATTGTATGTCTGACCATTCTTGTCAACTCCAATAGACGAAATCACAGGAATCACATCATTCGACTCTAACAATTTTATTACTTCCGTATTAATTTCCTTAATTTCTCCAACAAACCCAATATCAATCTTCTCTCCATCAACTTCAGCAAACTTCTTCTCAACAAACACCATATTCCCGTCTTTTCCACTAAGTCCAACAGCTTTTCCGCCATATTTATTAATATCCGCAACAATTCCTTTATTTACTTTCCCAGAAAGCACCATTTCCACAATCTCCACAGTTTCTTCATCAGTTACACGATTTCCATCAATAAATTTGCTCTCTTTTCCAATTTTTTGAAGCATTTCATTAATCTCAGGCCCGCCACCATGCACAATCACAGGATTTATTCCAACATATTTCATAAGAACTATATCTTGAATAAACTGCTCCCGTGCAGCAGGATTGACCATCGCACTTCCACCATATTTAATCACAATCGTTTTATTATGATATTTTTTTATAAATGGCAACGCTTTTACCAAAATTTTTGCTTTATCTAAATTTGAAATCATATTTTTCCTTTCTTTTTATCAAAATTTTCTCATTTCTTTAATTTTTAAAAAAATTAACTATATTAAAAAAATTATTAAGTATGGTACTCCGCATTTATTTTCACATAATCGTAACTCAAGTCACATCCCCACGCAGTCGAAGAAAATTCTCCATCATTCAGTTCAATCAAAATTTCAACTTTCTCATTTTTCAAAATTTTAACAGCCTTTTCATTGTCAAATTCTATTCCCATGCCATTTTTTGCAACTTGGACTCCTTTTTGTAAAGCATTAATATCATTTCCAAGAAAAATATTTACTTTATCAACAATAAGTTGTGCTTCAGAATAACCTACAGCACAAAGGATTCTTCCCCAGTTTGGATCTTCCCCAAATACAGCCGCTTTAAAAAGATTTGAAGTTATTACTGATTTTGCAACTTTTTGTGCGTCTTTTTTACTTTTTGCCCCAGTTACAGCAACTTCAATTAATTTTGTCGCCCCTTCCCCGTCTTTTGCAATCAGCTTTGCTAGCTCCTGATTCACAAAATAAAGCGCCTCTTTAAATTTGCTGTATCCTTCAGAACTTTCATCTACAATTTTTTTATTTTCAGAAGCCCCATTAGCAATAACACAAGCCATATCATTTGTACTTGTATCTCCGTCAACTGAAATCATATTAAATGTGCTGTCTGTAATTTCAGAAAATATTTTTTGCAACAACGATTTTTCAATATTTACATCCGTTACTGTGAAAGCCAGCATTGTAGCCATATTTGGATGTATCATCCCAGAACCTTTTGCCATTCCCGCAACTGTTACTGTTTTTCCATCTATTTCAATTTCTGCACAAATTTGTTTTGTAAAAGTGTCCGTTGTCATAATCGCAGTTGCCGCATCATTTCCCCCATTTTCCGATATTTCCTTGCAAATTTTACTAATTCCAGTTTCTATCTTTTTCATATCCAGCTGAACTCCAATAATTCCAGTAGACTGCACCAAAATTTCTTCTTTTTTGAGTCCCAGCTCATTTGCTGCAAATTCCGTCATTTTTTTAGCATTTTCAAGTCCAGTTTCTCCAGTACACGAGTTAGCATTCCCGCTATTTACAATAATCGCCTGTGTATTTCCATTTTTTATATTTTCCATATTTAAAATAATCGGAGCTGCTTTTACAAGATTTTTTGTAAACACTGCAGCCGAAACTGCCTTTTTCTCGCTATAAATCAATGCCAAGTCTTTTTTCCCACTTTTTTTCAACTGTGCCGATATTCCTGCCGCCTTTATCCCTTTAACATTAGTAATTGTCCCATCTTTTATTATTTTCATAAAAATCACTCCTTTTAAAAATTAAATATACATTGATAAAAACTCCAGCCCCATATTTTCTTCAAGCTCAAACATAATATTCATACTTTGAACAGCTTGTCCACCTGCACCTTTTACGAGGTTGTCAATCGCAGAAATTACAATAATATTTCCAGTTTTTGAGTCATAACAGACACCAATTTCACAAATATTGCTATTTTTCACATTTTTTATCTCGGGCAAATTTTCAGTAACCCTTATAAAATACTCATTTTTATAAAAATCATTATAAATTTCATAAATTTTTTCTTCTGTCAAGCTTTCCTTCCATTTTTCATTCACTTCCAGATAAATTGTTGAAAGAATTCCCCTATTTATTGGTAATAAATGTGGAGTAAACACTACATTAATATCGCTTTCTGATAATTTATCCATTTCCTGCTTTATTTCAGGCGTATGTCTATGCTTTAAAACTCCATAAGCCTTAAAACTTTCATTTACTTCTGTAAAAATCGTATCTATTTTGGCACTTCTCCCTGCTCCTGAAACTCCAGATTTTGAATCAATTATTATTTTATCCGTTTTTACAACTTTATTTTTTAAAAGCGGTGCCGCTCCTAGTATCGCCGATGTTGGATAACACCCAGGACAGGCAACAACTTGACTTTCCTTTATTTTTCCCCTATTTATCTCAGGCAAGCCATAAACTGCAATCTGATTAATTTCAGGAAACTCATGCTTAACATCATACCATTTTTCATAAGTTTCTGAATCATCCAGCCTGAAATCTGCTCCCAAGTCAAAAACTTTTACATTATTTTCGAGCACCTTCTTAGTCATCTTTTCCGACAATCCATGCGGCAATGCCAAAAACAGCACATCAATTTTTCCAAAATTTTCCTCAGCCTCTTCCTGCGAAATCAATTTCTTCTCAAAATATTTTTTATAATTTGCATACACCTCGCCCATATTCTCTCCAGCATTTGAATACGAAGAAATAAATTCAATCTCCACTTCTTTATGATTATTCAATATCCATACGAGCTGCTGTCCAGCATACCCAGTCGCTCCAATAACTCCAACTTTTATCATAATTACCATCTCCCTACATTTTTTTATAAAAAAAAGCCCTTTTTACAGGCTCTAAATAAAATTATACAAATTGTATATAAAAACAAAGAGCCAACAACCCAAAAGTCATTGGCAAAAGTAAAATTTTTATGTAAAACAGGAATTCATTATAAAAATGATTATACACCATCTGACAAGGGTTTATAATTTAATTGTGTAAATTTATTATCCCTTATCCTTCTTATCATTTTCATAATCTTTTCCTCCTATCATTTTAATTTATTTTTTGATAAATCTATTATAGCAGAAAAATAATCTAAAATCAATATATCAAATATATAATTTTTAAATGTTATCATTAATAAAATTAATCCTTTAGCTTTTATAATCTTTTATTTTACAATTTCAAAATCGACTAGTATCGGTAAATGATCTGAAAGCTGAGTTTGTATAACTGCATAACTTTTTACTTTTATTTCCTTTGAACAAAGTATAAAGTCAAGTTCCCGCTTTGGATTCCAGCTCGGAAAAGTTGGCTCTTTCCTTATGTTTATATTTTGCAGGTTAGAAGCCTGTAAAAACATTTCAATTTCCTCTTCTCCCCAGAACACATTAAAATCTCCAGCGACTATAACTGGCTTTTTGCAGTTTTTCACAAAATTGTAAAGCTGTACAATCTGTTTCTGTCTCGTTTTACCACCAAGTGCCAAATGAACTAGAAACACCACAATATCTTCCGTTTCCACCTCAATAATCAATTTTTTCATTCCAATATCCAGATAATGAAATTCTTCCCGTAAAACAGCTTTTTTAGAAAGTAAGGCATTTCCCTGCTTTCTTACCATCGGGAATTTCATATAATTAGAATCTTCCTCATATTTGTACTGATAAACATTATTATTTCTAGTAATTCTTCCAAGAAGCGTAGCCTGATTTCTGCTGTACATTCTAAACGAGCCAAGATCAACTTCTACAAGTCCCACAATGTCAGGCTTATATTTATTAATAAATTTCCCAATTCGATAAACATGCCTTACAGAACGTCCCAAATACCCTCGCATATGTTTAAACGGCTGATTCAAA contains:
- the argB gene encoding acetylglutamate kinase, giving the protein MISNLDKAKILVKALPFIKKYHNKTIVIKYGGSAMVNPAAREQFIQDIVLMKYVGINPVIVHGGGPEINEMLQKIGKESKFIDGNRVTDEETVEIVEMVLSGKVNKGIVADINKYGGKAVGLSGKDGNMVFVEKKFAEVDGEKIDIGFVGEIKEINTEVIKLLESNDVIPVISSIGVDKNGQTYNINADYVAGTIAGKLQADRLVFLTDVDGILLDYNNKQTLIDEIDVKKVNDLIEREIISGGMLPKVTTCLDAIENGVENVVILNGKLEHSLLLELFTEEGAGTLIKK
- a CDS encoding glycoside hydrolase family 10 protein, which gives rise to MKSILKKISLLAITVLTAATLNASNIIMGNNQNASKVNNQKVTRNSELRGVWVASVSNIDWPSKKGLSVEQQKREFLTILDNVKKWNMNAVFVQIKPTADAFYPSKYSPWSEYLTGTQGINPGYDPLKFMVEEAHKRGIEFHAWFNPYRLSTSGSRDRLSKDNIGRKKPEWTVAYGGQLYLNPGIPEVNDYVVNSIVEVVKNYDVDGVHMDDYFYPYKVKNQEYPDSAQYQKYGSKFASVGDWRRDNVNKLVEKLHTSIKKENKNVEFGISPFGVWRNASTDPSRGSATKAGVQNYDDLYADILLWMNKGWIDYVAPQIYWNQGHKSAEYNTLVKWWSKYAGKTQTDLYIGQAAYKVNDWQNAKELINQVNFNRNYPEVKGSIFFSYKSLLTNPKNATNSLAQGPYSNNGNQEF
- a CDS encoding aspartate aminotransferase family protein — its product is MLLNVYNRYNKIFEKGKGTYIYDNEGNEYLDFVSGISVNCLGHASPVIINALTEQSKKLIHISNLYYSEPQLELAKKLTQNSAMEKVFFTNSGTEAIELAIKIARKYGNNLSYDENGNKIIDKTEIIYMKNSFHGRSTGALAVTGQPKYQKPFEPLISNVAQCNFNDVKDLKAKVSEKTAAIILEPIQGESGLKSATPQFMQAIKELSEKYNALVIFDEIQCGMGRTGKLFAYENFEIIPDIVTVAKSLGGGVPIGAALTKGKANDVLEPGDHGSTYGGNPLVCAVANAVLHELIDNKLVEKDVVEKGQYSLKKLEELKGKYNFVEEIRGKGLLLGIKFDESRVLGKDVVLKALENGLLLVGAGNNVVRFFPPFNVSKEEIDEAILILDKVLKTI
- the argJ gene encoding bifunctional glutamate N-acetyltransferase/amino-acid acetyltransferase ArgJ, yielding MKIIKDGTITNVKGIKAAGISAQLKKSGKKDLALIYSEKKAVSAAVFTKNLVKAAPIILNMENIKNGNTQAIIVNSGNANSCTGETGLENAKKMTEFAANELGLKKEEILVQSTGIIGVQLDMKKIETGISKICKEISENGGNDAATAIMTTDTFTKQICAEIEIDGKTVTVAGMAKGSGMIHPNMATMLAFTVTDVNIEKSLLQKIFSEITDSTFNMISVDGDTSTNDMACVIANGASENKKIVDESSEGYSKFKEALYFVNQELAKLIAKDGEGATKLIEVAVTGAKSKKDAQKVAKSVITSNLFKAAVFGEDPNWGRILCAVGYSEAQLIVDKVNIFLGNDINALQKGVQVAKNGMGIEFDNEKAVKILKNEKVEILIELNDGEFSSTAWGCDLSYDYVKINAEYHT
- a CDS encoding CASTOR/POLLUX-related putative ion channel; the protein is MKKEYDSFNRIKLKNKIQGMLEETLSKGTISIIAWLAVTMILTVIIFSVMLVLMNLKPDNETDSLSLIEAIWQNFLRVIDPGGLQNDRLWGYRIVSAVVTLLGVLIFGALVGVLTTGLDNLFIEIRKGKTEIVKKDFTLILGWNPTIFKIISELVISNANHKNKKIVILSKNDKIKMEDEINLRINQKELLKKFHNSLGEKSHKIYQTKIYCRSGSIIDTDDLNIVHPENAESVIILSSEDDKEDINTIKCILALRKKAKKIITEIKDEHNKELMDFCFQNEENENILYIPTEKWLSRITAQASRQPGFSVIATEILNYDNDEIYFSKVGKELIGKTFKEISLNCTTSILLGIYKKNLDKNNLKEIYQAEIKEGKLPGVRKNIILNPYEKFHNNVINGENIGCIIEERDELILFQSDDGYPEFYFEDLKIEKFQWKNSMEDIILPKSKTLILGYNKRIYKIINELYEYVSIDSEVHIIAKMNEEVEKHLKDNFGSENVTNEDITDYRVSEKEYVGEKFNLESYDSIIILGYDNLETQEKDAKSMLTMLLIKKLLEKNNKCSLKEKSIVIEIYDEKNREIVELTEVSDYIISDTIISSVISQLSEEKRLYYVFDELFSGEGCEIYLFSADNYIENFNREYSFKELSTIVANEGIILLGYRDMSERIEKKKDYGVHLNISKNKTIKLNKNDKLIVLFEGGNEKNKKKVI
- a CDS encoding endonuclease/exonuclease/phosphatase family protein, whose protein sequence is MKFLLYNIRYGTGKYLNQPFKHMRGYLGRSVRHVYRIGKFINKYKPDIVGLVEVDLGSFRMYSRNQATLLGRITRNNNVYQYKYEEDSNYMKFPMVRKQGNALLSKKAVLREEFHYLDIGMKKLIIEVETEDIVVFLVHLALGGKTRQKQIVQLYNFVKNCKKPVIVAGDFNVFWGEEEIEMFLQASNLQNINIRKEPTFPSWNPKRELDFILCSKEIKVKSYAVIQTQLSDHLPILVDFEIVK
- the argF gene encoding ornithine carbamoyltransferase — its product is MLKGRSFLKLLDFTTEELQYLLNLAKKLKEDKKNKTEEKKLTGKNIALIFEKTSTRTRCAFEVAAYDQGANVTYIGPSTSQMNDKESIEDTAKVLGRFYDGIEYRGYGQNLVEALAEHSGVPVWNGLTTEFHPTQVLADFLTILEKKGTLKEIKFAYLGDGKNNMASSLMIGAAKFGMDFTIVAPKEYFPDKELAETSLKLAEENGGRVSFTDDRIGGVKDADVIYTDVWVSMGESYDVWDERINRLSYYQVNNELVKHAKPDYLFMHCLPAFHDLNTKVAQEIEKKYGIKEMEVADEVFRSKNSVVFDEAENRMHTIKAVMVATLGEE
- the argC gene encoding N-acetyl-gamma-glutamyl-phosphate reductase; translation: MIKVGVIGATGYAGQQLVWILNNHKEVEIEFISSYSNAGENMGEVYANYKKYFEKKLISQEEAEENFGKIDVLFLALPHGLSEKMTKKVLENNVKVFDLGADFRLDDSETYEKWYDVKHEFPEINQIAVYGLPEINRGKIKESQVVACPGCYPTSAILGAAPLLKNKVVKTDKIIIDSKSGVSGAGRSAKIDTIFTEVNESFKAYGVLKHRHTPEIKQEMDKLSESDINVVFTPHLLPINRGILSTIYLEVNEKWKESLTEEKIYEIYNDFYKNEYFIRVTENLPEIKNVKNSNICEIGVCYDSKTGNIIVISAIDNLVKGAGGQAVQSMNIMFELEENMGLEFLSMYI